A genomic segment from Polyangium mundeleinium encodes:
- a CDS encoding prolyl oligopeptidase family serine peptidase, with product MRPRLLLPLVLAALAGPSACRPPAEHGVEQRPPPRAEPSAQSPAVPDAAPGAVCTPGEGRCTSEEVALVCQGGERWVEERCGEGSTCLGAGCVSLRAQENPPVGLAREALLAPQGEGWLDAWSAVGPLPGPLPEAEATTPPDAGAPPAPRPLCAKDGYVEVHEKADSKKGPKPPTHFVLSGHLVSGRAQRILLAAGVSGRVRISVAGKRVFDATREADPAPFRDETRVPLDLDRGVHRILVEVEQPTSAPTGFWLRARSPSGGPAPDLLFATPPEATCTPAELLRAEIQKKPTATGFDVSVRPAWLGLGPRKPLDLPYRAELAPEKGPGRPLAEGSLPAASLGTPEGAISLSIPFEKTGANELRLRLGATPGTEQKIPLVYRGSLQKRVLALTDKRETIESSSATRGEKDSLIAHIDGLVDNLAQNDPDISWIKRQTEEAESLLASLEKGESPYAGRFGIQRRAYRSPLDGRLQPYVLFVPRAYRPGGKPLPLVVASHGLGNRPEIALRVVVGEAPEAGFNGLLEARHFSGLPDFGAFLVAPWQFGNAGQRHLGEDDVLRAVAEVRAHFPIDERRISITGYSLGGTVAFYLPFHYPDLFSAAAPLCGYPNLLGWESIRKAPHTPWENVLLAKRYIVNWAENGQHVPLFIVHGGKDDPTRSQLVADRYRSLGYPYKFDVQEDLDHNVWDYGYEDGDMIGWLKSHRRPKAPERVRFVTGEWRYDRAHWVRLLGMEAEDKFAEIDARHSKADGVTVKTRNVESFALDLSQLALREGAGVAVDGAAIEGPFAAGMLWLVKKDGAFVRVPEEPSRKGRKRAGVSGPLDDIDRHGRLVVYGTQDPAQIETNRLVAEHFASFDTFAARFPVKSDVEITDAEIDTRSLVLIGNTRSNRVTALLESALPVRFEPSALTFRGKRHEGEDVGVSFIHPHPRNPDEYVVVHAGVGSAGTLASRHLPRFAPDFVVYDGRITVQRGGHVLDRRVALDGGFFGIDWN from the coding sequence ATGCGCCCTCGGCTCCTCCTCCCGCTCGTGCTCGCCGCCCTCGCCGGGCCCTCGGCTTGCCGCCCGCCGGCCGAACATGGCGTCGAGCAGCGCCCGCCTCCGCGCGCCGAGCCCTCCGCGCAGTCCCCCGCGGTCCCCGACGCCGCGCCGGGCGCCGTCTGCACGCCCGGCGAGGGTCGGTGCACCTCTGAGGAGGTCGCGCTCGTTTGCCAGGGCGGCGAACGCTGGGTCGAGGAGCGCTGCGGCGAGGGGTCGACCTGCCTCGGCGCCGGCTGCGTCTCGCTCCGCGCCCAGGAGAATCCGCCGGTCGGGCTTGCGCGGGAGGCGCTCCTCGCGCCCCAGGGGGAAGGCTGGCTCGACGCGTGGAGCGCCGTGGGTCCGCTCCCGGGCCCCTTGCCCGAGGCCGAAGCGACGACGCCCCCCGACGCCGGCGCCCCGCCCGCGCCCCGCCCGCTCTGCGCGAAGGACGGCTACGTCGAGGTCCACGAGAAGGCCGATTCGAAAAAAGGCCCGAAGCCGCCCACCCATTTCGTCCTTTCGGGCCACCTCGTCTCCGGCCGCGCGCAGCGCATCCTCCTCGCCGCGGGCGTCTCCGGCCGCGTACGGATCTCCGTGGCCGGCAAACGTGTCTTCGACGCCACGCGCGAGGCCGATCCCGCGCCCTTCCGCGACGAGACGCGTGTCCCGCTCGACCTCGATCGCGGCGTCCATCGAATCCTCGTCGAGGTCGAGCAGCCGACCTCCGCGCCCACGGGCTTCTGGCTCCGCGCCCGCTCCCCTTCCGGCGGCCCTGCTCCGGATCTGCTCTTCGCCACGCCCCCCGAGGCCACGTGCACGCCGGCCGAGCTTCTGCGCGCCGAGATCCAGAAAAAGCCCACGGCCACGGGATTCGACGTCTCCGTGCGGCCGGCGTGGCTCGGCCTCGGCCCGCGCAAACCCCTGGATCTCCCCTACCGCGCCGAGCTCGCGCCCGAAAAAGGCCCGGGCCGCCCGCTGGCCGAGGGCTCCTTGCCTGCCGCCTCGCTCGGCACCCCCGAGGGGGCGATTTCCCTCTCGATTCCCTTCGAAAAAACCGGGGCAAATGAACTCCGGCTCCGCCTCGGCGCGACGCCCGGGACCGAGCAGAAGATCCCGCTCGTATACCGCGGCTCTCTCCAAAAACGCGTCCTCGCGCTCACGGACAAACGCGAGACCATCGAGAGCTCCTCGGCCACGCGCGGCGAAAAAGACAGCTTGATCGCCCACATCGACGGCCTCGTCGACAACCTCGCGCAAAACGATCCCGACATCTCCTGGATCAAGCGCCAGACCGAGGAAGCCGAGTCCCTCCTCGCCTCGCTCGAAAAAGGCGAGAGCCCGTATGCCGGCCGGTTCGGCATTCAGCGCCGCGCCTATCGCAGCCCGCTCGACGGCCGCCTCCAGCCGTACGTCCTTTTCGTCCCGCGGGCCTATCGCCCTGGGGGAAAACCGCTCCCGCTCGTCGTCGCTTCCCATGGGCTCGGCAATCGCCCCGAGATCGCGCTGCGGGTCGTCGTCGGCGAGGCGCCCGAGGCAGGCTTCAATGGCTTGCTCGAAGCTCGCCATTTCTCGGGCCTGCCTGATTTCGGCGCCTTCCTCGTCGCGCCCTGGCAATTCGGCAATGCGGGGCAGCGTCACCTCGGCGAAGACGACGTCCTCCGGGCCGTCGCCGAGGTCCGCGCCCATTTCCCCATCGACGAGCGCCGCATCTCCATCACCGGCTACTCCCTCGGCGGCACGGTCGCGTTTTACCTTCCCTTCCACTACCCGGACCTCTTCTCCGCCGCGGCCCCGCTCTGCGGCTACCCGAACCTGCTCGGCTGGGAGAGCATCCGAAAAGCCCCGCACACGCCCTGGGAAAACGTCCTCCTCGCCAAACGGTACATCGTAAACTGGGCCGAGAATGGCCAGCATGTGCCGCTCTTCATCGTCCACGGCGGAAAGGACGATCCCACGCGCTCCCAGCTCGTCGCCGATCGGTATCGCTCCCTCGGCTATCCCTACAAATTCGACGTCCAGGAGGACCTCGACCACAACGTATGGGATTACGGCTACGAGGATGGCGACATGATCGGATGGCTCAAATCGCATCGACGGCCGAAGGCGCCCGAGCGCGTCCGGTTCGTCACGGGCGAGTGGCGGTACGATCGGGCGCATTGGGTGCGCTTGCTCGGCATGGAGGCCGAGGACAAATTCGCCGAGATCGACGCGCGCCATTCGAAGGCGGACGGCGTCACGGTGAAGACCCGCAACGTGGAGTCGTTTGCCCTGGACCTGTCCCAGCTCGCGCTGCGCGAAGGGGCGGGTGTGGCCGTGGACGGCGCGGCCATCGAGGGGCCTTTCGCGGCCGGGATGCTCTGGCTCGTCAAGAAGGACGGCGCGTTCGTCCGCGTGCCCGAGGAGCCTTCACGCAAAGGGCGCAAGCGCGCCGGCGTCTCGGGCCCGCTCGACGACATCGATCGCCACGGCCGCCTCGTCGTCTACGGCACCCAGGATCCCGCGCAGATCGAGACGAACCGCCTCGTCGCGGAGCATTTCGCCTCCTTCGACACCTTTGCGGCCCGCTTCCCGGTGAAATCCGACGTCGAGATCACCGACGCCGAGATCGATACACGCAGCCTCGTCCTCATCGGAAACACCCGCTCGAACCGCGTCACCGCGCTGCTCGAAAGCGCGCTCCCCGTGCGCTTCGAACCTTCCGCGCTCACGTTCCGCGGCAAACGGCACGAGGGCGAGGACGTCGGCGTCTCCTTCATTCATCCGCACCCGCGAAACCCGGACGAATACGTCGTCGTGCACGCGGGCGTGGGCTCCGCGGGCACGCTCGCGAGCCGCCACCTCCCGCGCTTCGCCCCCGATTTCGTCGTCTATGACGGACGCATCACGGTGCAGCGGGGGGGCCACGTGCTCGACCGGCGCGTCGCGCTCGACGGCGGCTTCTTCGGCATCGACTGGAATTGA
- the era gene encoding GTPase Era: MPRPAPEASGPSRSGTVALIGRPNVGKSTLLNAALQQPLSIVSKTPQTTRDALLGVVHHGSAELALLDTPGLHRPRTQLGRVMNEAARDAARRADVVVFVTDVSPRPVKRKEDGTPIEPRSLLPHPGDLVLLSDLAPDRPVLLVVNKVDVLRDKRHLLPLLEAYGKVRNFDAVVPVSAQREDGITLVLDEIARFLPEGPFRYGVDDVTDKPARYFAAEYVREQILRATQDEVPHAAAVSIDRYTEPRAPGQAVQIDATIHVERQGQKRILIGTAGAMMKRIGIAARERIEELVGGKVVLRLWVAVTPDWRESLPRLEELGYGRARGGATDAAEYMIVAERDAEADEADGEADDEGDEDLDAEGEEDEDLDEEDLDDDDEGKLDEDEEK, from the coding sequence GTGCCGCGCCCCGCGCCGGAGGCCAGCGGGCCCTCGCGGAGCGGCACGGTCGCGCTCATCGGCAGGCCGAACGTCGGCAAATCCACGCTGCTCAACGCGGCGCTCCAGCAGCCGCTCTCCATCGTCTCGAAGACACCGCAGACCACGCGCGACGCCCTCCTCGGCGTGGTGCACCACGGCTCCGCGGAGCTCGCGCTGCTCGACACGCCGGGCCTGCACAGGCCACGCACGCAGCTCGGCCGCGTGATGAACGAGGCGGCGCGGGATGCAGCACGCCGCGCCGACGTCGTCGTCTTCGTGACGGACGTCTCGCCGCGCCCCGTGAAGCGCAAGGAAGACGGGACGCCCATCGAGCCACGCTCGCTCCTGCCCCACCCCGGGGATCTCGTCCTGCTCTCGGATCTCGCGCCGGATCGGCCCGTGCTGCTCGTCGTGAACAAGGTCGATGTGCTCCGGGACAAGCGGCACCTGTTGCCGCTGCTCGAAGCGTACGGGAAGGTGCGGAACTTCGACGCGGTCGTGCCCGTGTCGGCGCAACGCGAGGACGGCATCACACTCGTGCTCGACGAGATCGCGCGCTTCTTGCCCGAGGGCCCGTTCCGGTACGGCGTCGATGACGTGACCGACAAACCCGCGCGTTACTTCGCGGCGGAGTACGTGCGCGAGCAGATCCTCCGCGCCACGCAGGACGAGGTGCCGCATGCCGCGGCCGTCAGCATCGACCGGTACACCGAGCCACGGGCGCCGGGGCAGGCGGTCCAGATCGACGCCACGATCCACGTCGAGCGGCAGGGCCAGAAGCGGATCTTGATCGGCACGGCCGGGGCCATGATGAAGCGCATCGGCATCGCCGCGCGCGAGCGCATCGAGGAGCTCGTCGGCGGCAAGGTGGTCTTGCGCCTCTGGGTGGCCGTGACGCCGGACTGGCGCGAGTCGCTGCCGCGCCTGGAGGAGCTCGGCTACGGCAGGGCGCGCGGCGGCGCGACGGACGCGGCCGAGTACATGATCGTCGCCGAGCGCGACGCCGAAGCGGACGAGGCCGACGGCGAGGCCGACGACGAAGGCGACGAAGACCTCGACGCCGAGGGCGAAGAGGACGAAGACCTGGACGAGGAGGACCTCGACGACGACGACGAGGGCAAGCTCGACGAGGACGAGGAGAAATGA
- a CDS encoding OPT/YSL family transporter, giving the protein MTTPTSAAAEEASRPKFAFLPKIDTPAYHALLSAVAILILGPLGGIAAAYMNFSLGFFVGGQVLAGILGSAVTYGYGPEGKHGANYMQTMAASVAGMAGMGVLIQAMTWLGIPMPPWHHLALFFMCIGMFGVGLGMVYTPILVDRLKLDFPSGYAVANILRALTDKRLLKRSIGQLGGGTGAGVVFAALAEKLPASAWVMAKVPWLASISASTIGAGMVVGARITIPALLMGLIGHAITPYLVSIGWLKEGESFRKIGFLIGLAMILGAALVDMALLAVEAVRRVRAQAGKPAEADAKDAWKQVNPKRLVAWIVFWATALVAVATLVMGQPLGFTIFAILLTSVFVLINGISLGISDSNPISSAFVIAVLLMSGLGLKDPRVGLMSASILLVACSVGGDMQQDRSTGYRLGTNRTVQFRYQSIGILMGSVLCVVLAQTFMKAYPVLTINSFANPKADVGQWQSAMTFKFVGALQDIGYLPDYKVKALAIGLAIGIGTEVLRKVLHASERYKNFVKGSKEGFAAGFVMDAVVLPSPYASSFGGFVELLVCVWFAVGGVGSSAYNTWQKSVAAKQTKGDELPEDMSTTSLVGGGLIAGEALYALAVGLHGLFSNVLLKPAAAPPPPAAPPSPPA; this is encoded by the coding sequence ATGACAACCCCGACGTCCGCCGCCGCCGAGGAGGCGTCGCGCCCCAAGTTCGCTTTCCTCCCGAAGATCGACACGCCGGCCTACCACGCGCTCCTCTCGGCCGTGGCGATCTTGATCCTCGGCCCGCTCGGCGGCATCGCCGCCGCGTACATGAACTTCAGCCTCGGGTTCTTCGTCGGCGGGCAGGTGCTCGCGGGGATCCTCGGCAGCGCGGTCACGTACGGCTACGGGCCCGAGGGCAAACACGGCGCGAACTACATGCAGACGATGGCCGCGAGCGTCGCGGGCATGGCCGGCATGGGCGTGCTCATCCAGGCGATGACGTGGCTCGGGATCCCGATGCCGCCGTGGCACCACCTGGCGCTCTTCTTCATGTGCATCGGCATGTTCGGCGTGGGCCTCGGCATGGTGTACACGCCGATCCTCGTCGACCGACTGAAGCTCGATTTCCCGAGCGGCTACGCGGTCGCGAACATCCTCCGCGCGCTCACGGACAAACGCCTGCTCAAGCGCTCGATCGGGCAGCTCGGCGGCGGCACGGGCGCGGGCGTGGTGTTCGCGGCGCTCGCGGAGAAGCTGCCGGCGAGCGCGTGGGTGATGGCGAAGGTCCCGTGGCTCGCGTCGATCTCGGCGTCGACGATCGGCGCGGGCATGGTCGTCGGCGCGCGCATCACGATCCCCGCGCTCCTGATGGGGCTCATCGGCCACGCGATCACGCCGTACCTCGTCTCGATCGGCTGGCTCAAGGAGGGCGAGAGCTTCCGCAAGATCGGCTTCCTGATCGGGCTCGCGATGATCCTCGGCGCGGCGCTCGTCGACATGGCGCTGCTCGCGGTGGAGGCGGTTCGGCGCGTGCGCGCGCAGGCGGGCAAGCCTGCGGAGGCCGACGCGAAGGACGCGTGGAAGCAGGTGAACCCGAAGCGGCTCGTCGCGTGGATCGTGTTCTGGGCGACGGCGCTCGTGGCCGTGGCGACGCTCGTGATGGGGCAGCCGCTCGGCTTCACGATCTTCGCCATCCTGCTGACGAGCGTGTTCGTGTTGATCAACGGCATCTCGCTCGGCATCAGCGATTCGAACCCGATCTCGAGCGCGTTCGTGATCGCGGTGCTGCTCATGAGCGGCCTCGGCTTGAAGGATCCGCGCGTCGGGCTCATGAGCGCGAGCATCCTGCTCGTCGCGTGCTCGGTCGGCGGCGACATGCAGCAGGATCGCTCGACGGGCTATCGCCTCGGCACGAACCGCACGGTGCAGTTCCGCTACCAGAGCATCGGCATCCTGATGGGCTCGGTGCTCTGCGTCGTGCTCGCGCAGACGTTCATGAAGGCCTACCCGGTGCTGACGATCAACTCGTTCGCGAACCCGAAGGCCGACGTCGGGCAGTGGCAGAGCGCGATGACGTTCAAGTTCGTCGGCGCGCTGCAGGACATCGGCTACCTGCCGGACTACAAGGTGAAGGCGCTCGCGATCGGACTCGCGATCGGCATCGGCACCGAGGTTCTCCGCAAGGTCCTCCACGCGAGCGAGCGCTACAAGAACTTCGTGAAGGGCTCGAAGGAAGGGTTTGCCGCGGGCTTCGTGATGGATGCGGTCGTCTTGCCGAGCCCGTACGCCTCGTCGTTCGGCGGCTTCGTCGAGCTCCTGGTCTGCGTCTGGTTCGCGGTCGGCGGCGTGGGTTCGTCCGCGTACAACACCTGGCAGAAGAGCGTGGCCGCGAAGCAAACGAAGGGCGACGAGCTGCCCGAGGACATGAGCACGACGTCGCTCGTCGGCGGCGGCCTCATCGCGGGCGAGGCGCTCTACGCGCTCGCCGTGGGCCTGCACGGCCTCTTCTCGAACGTCCTGCTCAAGCCCGCCGCCGCGCCCCCGCCGCCCGCCGCCCCTCCGTCGCCGCCCGCCTGA
- the der gene encoding ribosome biogenesis GTPase Der has product MQEDQVEQPDGGVTPARVMSAPLPIVAIVGRPNVGKSTLFNRLVGKKTAIVHDEPGVTRDRHYSDVTSRGRRYTLVDTGGFDPESDDPMRQGIKRQIDVAITEADVIVCVLDASQPPTPADHAELDLLRRAGKPVIYCANKADSQRAELELSDLYRLGARDLIPFSALHGRRIDELEAAITAALPPPPPEPEEGAAPDEAIRVAIVGRPNAGKSSLINRLLGEERLLVDARPGTTRDAIDTRITKGKHSFLFIDTAGIRRKAKVTKEDSVVEAVSVLHAIRAMERAEVVVLLSDAFEGVAEQDAKILGLAVDRARAVVIGLNKADLLDKKAFGKAEENARDKLSFVPWAPIVPMSAKTGRGVGNLLSTITRIAQAFRTRVPTGELNRFFEQVLEHRPPPTSGGRAPRLYYITQAETSPPLFVVMASAPEQIHFSYQRYVQNQLRKNFGFEGVPVRVKYKPRRRRGD; this is encoded by the coding sequence ATGCAAGAAGACCAAGTCGAGCAGCCGGACGGGGGCGTGACGCCCGCGCGGGTGATGAGCGCTCCGCTGCCGATCGTCGCGATCGTCGGCCGCCCCAACGTCGGCAAGAGCACCCTGTTCAACCGCCTCGTCGGCAAGAAGACCGCGATCGTGCACGACGAGCCCGGCGTCACGCGCGACCGTCACTACAGCGACGTCACGTCCCGCGGACGTAGGTACACGCTCGTCGACACGGGCGGCTTCGATCCGGAGAGCGACGATCCCATGCGGCAAGGGATCAAGCGCCAGATCGACGTCGCGATCACCGAGGCCGACGTCATCGTGTGCGTGCTCGACGCGAGCCAGCCGCCGACGCCGGCCGACCACGCCGAGCTCGATCTGCTCCGCCGCGCGGGCAAACCCGTCATCTACTGCGCGAACAAGGCCGACTCCCAGCGCGCCGAGCTCGAGCTCTCCGATCTCTACCGCCTCGGCGCGCGTGACCTCATCCCCTTCTCCGCCCTCCACGGCCGTCGCATCGACGAGCTCGAGGCGGCGATCACGGCCGCGCTGCCGCCTCCTCCGCCCGAGCCGGAGGAAGGCGCGGCGCCGGACGAGGCCATCCGCGTCGCGATCGTGGGCCGCCCGAACGCGGGCAAGTCCTCGCTCATCAACCGCCTGCTCGGCGAGGAGCGCCTCCTCGTCGACGCGCGTCCCGGCACCACGCGTGACGCCATCGACACGCGCATCACCAAGGGAAAGCACTCGTTCCTGTTCATCGACACGGCCGGCATCCGGCGCAAGGCGAAGGTCACGAAGGAGGACAGCGTCGTCGAGGCGGTGAGCGTGCTCCACGCGATCCGCGCGATGGAGCGCGCCGAGGTCGTGGTCCTCTTGAGCGACGCGTTCGAAGGCGTGGCCGAGCAGGACGCGAAGATCCTGGGCCTCGCCGTCGATCGCGCCCGCGCCGTCGTCATCGGCCTCAACAAGGCCGACCTGCTCGACAAGAAGGCCTTCGGGAAGGCCGAGGAGAACGCGCGGGACAAGCTCTCGTTCGTGCCGTGGGCGCCCATCGTGCCCATGAGCGCGAAGACGGGCCGCGGCGTGGGCAACCTGCTCTCCACGATCACACGCATCGCCCAGGCGTTCCGCACGCGCGTGCCCACCGGCGAGCTCAACCGCTTCTTCGAGCAGGTCCTCGAGCATCGCCCGCCGCCCACCTCCGGCGGCCGCGCGCCGCGGCTCTACTACATCACGCAGGCCGAGACCTCACCGCCGCTCTTCGTGGTCATGGCGAGCGCCCCCGAGCAGATCCACTTCAGCTACCAGCGCTACGTCCAGAACCAGCTCCGCAAGAACTTCGGCTTCGAGGGCGTGCCGGTCCGCGTGAAGTACAAGCCGAGACGCCGCCGCGGCGATTGA